The candidate division WOR-3 bacterium genome has a window encoding:
- the thrC gene encoding threonine synthase: MRFYSTNLKAPPVDLGTALLVGQAPDKGLYMPEQIPVIPKDEIYELADQPYPEVAFAVMRRWTSNLLPDDELLKICYECYNYPVPLENVVGNRFLMRLDRGPTASFKDFAARMMARLLRHILKQSGGELVILTATSGDTGSAVAHAFHNVDRIRMVVLFPIAEVSARQRKQMTTLGGNVTTIGIDGKFDDCQALVKRAFADPELKPIPFSSANSINIGRLLPQSVYYFYAYAQLAEKGTRAVFCVPSGNFGNMCAGMLAWRMGLPAERFIIATNENDEFPKFLQTGTYEKIVPSRKCISNAMNVGHPSNLPRLVALYSGVMDEQGNITKPPDLKAMQRDIFALSITDRETRQTIVNTYQKYHILLEPHGAVGWAALERYGAEKEPNLAIAIETAHPAKFPEEIKSLLGIEPEPPEALLGLDTKPENYETGPADYDWFKDYLKKSVMR; encoded by the coding sequence ATGCGCTTTTATTCCACGAACCTGAAGGCACCACCGGTTGATTTGGGCACCGCGCTCCTTGTTGGTCAGGCACCGGACAAAGGGTTATATATGCCGGAACAGATTCCGGTGATTCCAAAAGACGAGATTTATGAACTCGCGGACCAGCCTTATCCTGAGGTGGCGTTTGCGGTGATGCGGCGCTGGACTTCCAATCTCCTGCCCGATGATGAACTGCTGAAAATCTGCTATGAGTGCTACAACTATCCGGTGCCCTTAGAAAATGTGGTTGGCAATCGGTTTCTGATGCGACTTGACCGTGGTCCCACCGCATCATTCAAAGACTTTGCTGCCCGGATGATGGCACGGCTCCTGCGCCACATCTTAAAACAGTCCGGGGGTGAACTGGTCATATTGACCGCGACCTCAGGCGACACCGGTAGCGCGGTTGCCCATGCGTTTCACAATGTGGACCGCATCAGGATGGTGGTTCTGTTTCCGATTGCCGAGGTGTCTGCCCGGCAGCGCAAGCAGATGACCACCTTGGGTGGTAATGTGACGACAATCGGGATTGACGGCAAGTTTGACGACTGTCAGGCGCTGGTCAAACGGGCGTTTGCCGACCCGGAGTTAAAACCGATTCCGTTCTCTTCGGCGAACTCAATCAACATTGGCAGACTCCTGCCCCAGTCGGTTTACTACTTCTACGCCTATGCCCAGCTGGCGGAAAAAGGCACGCGGGCGGTGTTCTGTGTACCATCCGGCAACTTTGGCAATATGTGCGCCGGAATGCTTGCCTGGCGAATGGGCTTGCCCGCTGAACGATTCATCATCGCCACCAACGAGAACGACGAATTCCCGAAGTTTTTACAAACCGGTACATACGAAAAGATCGTACCTTCGCGCAAATGTATCTCCAATGCGATGAATGTCGGTCATCCTTCTAACTTACCCCGGCTCGTGGCGCTCTACTCCGGGGTGATGGACGAACAGGGCAACATCACAAAACCGCCGGACCTCAAGGCGATGCAGCGCGATATCTTCGCCTTGAGCATCACCGACCGCGAGACCCGTCAGACAATCGTCAACACCTACCAAAAATACCACATCCTGCTTGAGCCGCACGGCGCAGTGGGCTGGGCAGCGCTGGAACGGTACGGGGCGGAAAAAGAGCCCAACCTGGCAATTGCGATTGAGACCGCGCACCCGGCAAAGTTCCCGGAAGAAATCAAAAGTCTGCTCGGGATTGAACCGGAACCGCCCGAGGCGCTTCTTGGTCTGGACACAAAACCGGAGAATTACGAAACCGGTCCGGCAGACTACGACTGGTTCAAGGATTACTTGAAGAAAAGCGTTATGCGTTAA
- a CDS encoding PLP-dependent transferase, whose amino-acid sequence MDMNKPAPATGVERYIAAAKEQLAAEKRRWEQAKRMRFDTIAVRGMYTVEEAIEKNQGAIIEPLFLSSAQAYRDSDELEAALSYQIPTWCYTRIHNPTLGYLENTLALLETYGSDLEAGCCVYSSGMAAIENVTDALLVRQNGEKPNFVSQCQVYGGTFQQFNVRKMAERGIEVRWVLHPEDLDEWRKKIDRNTRFLYAEVPSNPGLQFFDLKPVIELAHEHGIPMVVDSTIASPALLRPLTLGADIVIHSVTKVMSTSGMGMAGAVIARKPIVSPITNEEMKQDFALYLKRYPQRDQGGCLHPFQALMTLNDLRDLRHRVDLFSQNALRVAQFLAAHPAVLEVSYLGLESHPRHKVATKYLYLVDAEKDPRYLKPINRYTHLLAFRIKGGHQATRRVFDRFQLIWRATDLGRIKTVATIPSISTHLLQGEECREMACIPADLIRLSVGGEDPEDIIADLKQALEGA is encoded by the coding sequence ATGGATATGAATAAACCGGCGCCTGCGACCGGCGTTGAACGCTACATCGCCGCAGCAAAGGAACAACTGGCGGCAGAAAAGCGACGCTGGGAGCAGGCGAAGAGAATGCGGTTTGACACAATTGCGGTGCGGGGTATGTACACCGTAGAAGAGGCGATTGAGAAGAACCAGGGCGCAATTATCGAACCGCTGTTTCTCTCTTCGGCGCAAGCGTATCGGGACTCCGACGAACTGGAGGCGGCGCTCTCCTACCAGATTCCAACCTGGTGCTACACCCGGATTCACAACCCGACATTAGGTTATTTGGAAAACACCCTTGCCTTACTTGAAACCTACGGCTCAGACCTTGAGGCAGGTTGCTGTGTTTACTCGTCGGGAATGGCGGCGATTGAAAATGTTACCGATGCGCTTTTGGTGCGGCAGAATGGCGAGAAACCCAACTTTGTTTCCCAGTGCCAGGTTTACGGTGGCACCTTCCAGCAGTTCAATGTCCGCAAGATGGCAGAGCGGGGCATTGAGGTGCGCTGGGTTTTGCACCCGGAGGACCTTGACGAGTGGCGCAAAAAGATTGACCGCAACACCCGGTTCCTTTACGCCGAGGTGCCATCCAACCCCGGGCTCCAGTTCTTTGACTTGAAACCGGTGATTGAACTGGCGCACGAGCACGGCATACCGATGGTCGTGGATTCGACGATTGCCTCACCCGCGCTGCTGCGACCCTTAACCCTGGGCGCAGACATCGTGATTCATTCGGTGACCAAGGTGATGAGCACCTCAGGAATGGGAATGGCCGGTGCGGTAATCGCCCGCAAACCGATTGTCTCCCCAATCACCAACGAAGAGATGAAGCAGGACTTTGCCCTTTATCTCAAGCGCTATCCCCAGCGTGACCAGGGCGGCTGTTTACACCCGTTTCAGGCGCTGATGACCTTAAACGACCTGCGCGACCTGCGCCATCGGGTGGACCTTTTCAGCCAGAATGCGCTGCGGGTTGCGCAGTTTCTCGCCGCGCATCCCGCGGTCCTTGAGGTGAGTTACCTCGGGCTAGAGAGCCATCCCCGGCACAAAGTTGCCACAAAATATCTGTACCTGGTTGACGCCGAGAAAGACCCGCGCTACTTAAAGCCGATAAACCGTTACACCCATCTTTTAGCGTTTCGGATTAAAGGGGGACATCAGGCAACGCGCCGGGTCTTTGACCGGTTCCAGTTAATCTGGCGGGCAACCGATTTGGGCCGAATCAAGACGGTGGCAACCATCCCGTCCATCTCCACCCATCTTCTTCAGGGTGAAGAGTGCCGGGAGATGGCGTGCATTCCAGCGGATTTGATTCGGCTCTCGGTAGGCGGTGAAGACCCGGAAGACATCATCGCCGACCTGAAGCAGGCGCTGGAAGGGGCTTAA
- a CDS encoding YebC/PmpR family DNA-binding transcriptional regulator, producing the protein MSGHSKWATIKHKKSKADAARGRAFSKLIREITTAARIGGGDIEANPRLRSAVEAAKAINMPAENIERAIKRGTGELPGVTYEEIFYEGYAPGGVALLVRVLTDNKNRTTAEIRHVFDKYGGSMGAAGCVAWQFKPKGLIVIEKGKADEDTVLSVALEAGADDVQTDSAGYTVVTSVENFEGVKRQLKAAGIEWLNAELTQVATNTVPVSEADAPKVLKLIEMLEELEEVQQVYANFDIPDEVLERVSSAGS; encoded by the coding sequence ATGTCTGGCCATTCTAAATGGGCAACAATTAAGCATAAGAAGAGTAAGGCGGATGCTGCCCGGGGGCGCGCATTTTCCAAATTAATCCGGGAAATAACCACTGCCGCCCGTATCGGTGGTGGCGACATTGAAGCCAACCCCCGCCTGCGTAGCGCAGTTGAAGCCGCAAAAGCAATCAATATGCCCGCCGAGAACATTGAACGGGCGATTAAACGGGGTACCGGGGAACTTCCGGGCGTAACTTATGAAGAGATTTTTTACGAAGGTTATGCACCAGGAGGCGTCGCGCTCCTTGTACGGGTTTTAACCGACAACAAAAACCGCACCACCGCTGAAATCCGCCATGTGTTTGACAAGTACGGCGGGTCAATGGGCGCTGCCGGTTGCGTTGCCTGGCAGTTTAAGCCCAAAGGGCTCATCGTGATTGAGAAGGGTAAGGCGGACGAGGACACCGTCTTGTCGGTCGCGCTCGAAGCCGGTGCCGACGATGTTCAAACCGACTCTGCCGGCTATACCGTTGTCACTTCAGTAGAAAACTTTGAAGGGGTAAAGCGGCAGTTGAAGGCGGCAGGTATCGAATGGCTCAACGCCGAACTTACCCAGGTGGCAACCAACACCGTGCCCGTTTCGGAAGCAGATGCGCCCAAAGTTTTGAAACTGATTGAGATGCTTGAAGAGCTGGAAGAAGTCCAGCAGGTTTATGCCAACTTCGACATCCCGGACGAGGTTCTCGAAAGAGTATCATCCGCCGGGAGTTAA
- the ruvC gene encoding crossover junction endodeoxyribonuclease RuvC: protein MPTSTSRTRFSKEYHPPGVKFNRIIGIDPGLSATGYGVLEKGKVLGFGVIRTDARESVAQRLVQLGTELEQVLNRFKPSCCAIETLFFKNGGARSVILSAQSRGVLMFILTQKKIPIFELTPATIKLAITGSGRASKTQLNFMVRKVLKIAGAVQEHAADALAVAYCLQNRQPR, encoded by the coding sequence ATGCCAACTTCGACATCCCGGACGAGGTTCTCGAAAGAGTATCATCCGCCGGGAGTTAAATTTAACCGCATCATCGGCATTGACCCGGGGTTGAGTGCCACCGGATATGGTGTCCTTGAAAAGGGCAAGGTGCTTGGTTTTGGGGTGATAAGGACCGATGCTCGGGAATCAGTAGCCCAAAGGCTTGTCCAACTGGGAACCGAACTGGAACAGGTTCTGAACCGGTTTAAACCCTCCTGCTGCGCAATAGAAACCCTTTTTTTTAAAAACGGTGGCGCGCGTAGCGTCATTCTCTCTGCCCAATCGCGCGGGGTGCTTATGTTCATTTTAACCCAAAAGAAAATCCCGATTTTTGAACTCACCCCGGCAACGATAAAACTGGCGATAACCGGCTCAGGCCGGGCATCAAAGACCCAGTTGAACTTTATGGTGCGGAAGGTGTTAAAGATTGCGGGTGCGGTTCAGGAACATGCCGCGGATGCGCTTGCGGTTGCCTACTGCCTTCAAAACCGACAGCCACGGTGA
- the ruvA gene encoding Holliday junction branch migration protein RuvA: MIAQIQGQLISKEPTRVVVSVGGIGFELLVPLSTSRQLPNCGEPVTLLVVFKIDRSGVQLYGFSTPEEKEVFELLTSVKGVGPKAALNLLSRWPPEEITTAIRQGKTELLRSAPGIGPKKVDAILKRFSESVPVGVATPADLCKPTTIADALNALVSLGLTRKEAQERLNKLKITPEMNLQDILKQALAQKG; the protein is encoded by the coding sequence GTGATTGCCCAGATTCAGGGTCAGTTAATCTCCAAAGAACCAACCCGGGTTGTTGTCAGTGTTGGTGGCATTGGGTTTGAACTCCTCGTCCCCCTTTCTACCTCACGCCAGTTGCCCAACTGTGGTGAACCGGTAACCCTTCTCGTTGTGTTTAAAATCGACCGCTCGGGTGTTCAACTGTACGGATTTAGCACCCCGGAGGAGAAGGAGGTCTTTGAACTCCTGACCAGCGTAAAAGGGGTAGGACCAAAAGCGGCTTTAAACCTATTGTCCCGCTGGCCACCAGAAGAGATAACCACCGCAATCCGTCAGGGTAAGACTGAACTCCTCAGGTCCGCACCAGGAATCGGGCCCAAAAAGGTTGATGCCATACTCAAACGGTTTTCGGAAAGTGTCCCGGTCGGAGTTGCGACACCGGCTGACCTGTGCAAACCAACAACCATCGCCGATGCGTTGAACGCCCTTGTTTCCCTTGGCTTAACCCGGAAAGAGGCACAGGAAAGGCTTAATAAACTAAAAATCACGCCCGAAATGAACCTCCAGGACATCTTGAAACAGGCGCTTGCCCAGAAAGGTTAA
- the ruvB gene encoding Holliday junction branch migration DNA helicase RuvB — MPRVERLSSPHPLRGEDAIEESLRPRSLNEFIGQNRLKDNLRVFIQAAKLRQEPLEHVLLSGPPGLGKTTLAHILAYELGGAIHCSSGPVLERPIDLAGILTRLNRGDILFIDEIHRTTKAVEEFLYPALEDFAIDILLDKGPGARSERIALEGFTLVGATTRTGLLTAPLRSRFGIILRLDYYPADELCAIVHRSARILRIDIEADGAKEIAARARGTPRIANRLLRRVRDFAQVQGKKEIDKEIVQFALNQLEVDSRGLDEMDKKILLTVIDKFNGGPVGITSISAAVSEDPGTIEEVYEPYLLQQGFIQRTPRGRVATPLAYQHFGRKPPSGTQPTLGFD; from the coding sequence ATGCCCCGGGTTGAAAGGCTGTCTTCACCCCATCCGCTGCGGGGTGAGGATGCAATCGAAGAAAGTTTAAGACCAAGGAGTTTAAACGAGTTTATTGGCCAGAACCGGCTGAAAGACAACCTCAGGGTGTTCATTCAGGCGGCAAAACTGCGCCAAGAACCGCTCGAACATGTCCTTTTGTCTGGACCACCAGGTCTGGGGAAAACAACGCTTGCCCACATCCTTGCCTATGAACTGGGCGGCGCAATTCACTGCTCATCCGGACCGGTGCTGGAAAGGCCCATTGACCTCGCCGGGATTTTAACCCGTCTTAACCGGGGTGACATCCTGTTTATCGATGAAATCCATCGGACAACAAAAGCGGTTGAGGAGTTTCTTTATCCGGCACTGGAAGATTTTGCTATCGACATACTGCTGGATAAAGGTCCTGGTGCCCGCTCGGAAAGGATTGCTCTGGAAGGGTTTACGCTTGTCGGCGCCACCACCCGGACCGGACTTTTAACCGCACCCTTACGCTCCCGGTTTGGCATCATCCTCCGGCTGGATTACTACCCGGCCGATGAGTTGTGCGCCATCGTCCATCGCAGCGCCCGGATTCTGCGGATTGATATCGAGGCGGACGGTGCAAAAGAGATTGCCGCCCGTGCCCGAGGTACCCCAAGAATCGCCAATAGGCTTTTGCGCCGGGTCAGGGACTTCGCCCAGGTCCAGGGCAAAAAAGAGATTGATAAGGAGATTGTTCAGTTCGCCCTAAACCAGCTGGAGGTGGACTCGCGCGGTCTCGATGAAATGGATAAGAAAATCCTTTTAACCGTAATCGACAAATTCAATGGCGGACCGGTTGGCATCACCTCAATATCCGCCGCTGTTAGCGAAGACCCGGGAACCATTGAAGAGGTTTATGAGCCCTATTTACTCCAGCAGGGGTTTATCCAGCGCACCCCAAGAGGCAGAGTTGCAACGCCTTTGGCTTACCAGCACTTTGGCAGAAAACCGCCCTCAGGAACCCAACCAACGCTTGGGTTTGACTGA